A region of the Epinephelus fuscoguttatus linkage group LG22, E.fuscoguttatus.final_Chr_v1 genome:
TGGGTCTGCCGTCGGTTTTGTTTAGCCTGTGTGAATGCACGGGGCGTcgggtgcctctgtgtgtctctgaacAACACTCCATTCATAGTGGGTcagtatattgtgtgtgtgtgtgtgtgtgtgcagttgtgtataatttattttccacaCAGCAAATATGAAGTGAAATCCATGAAATCTTCATGGTCCTAGCATGTTCATATCGCCTGCATGCCCTACTAACCTCATGactttatgtgtatgtgtgtgtgtgtgtcctgctgtGTGCACTTactgctgtatttgtgtgtacacGCATGGTGTGCGCCCTTGATGTCCTCCTGCGTCTGAACCATTGAGTGTTTCCATGCATGAGTACATCTGTTAGAGAACCTCTCTTCTTTATCTCCACCCACACACGCCCAACAAGCAGAGTCTCAGCGGACAGCACGCACAATAGACATGATAATTACATGTGGAGTGTTGCCCTGCGCCTTCCAGCTGATTAAAATGGCACCGTGAGTTGCCGTGGTGGTATTTTCAAGGTCAGatacacaatgtaaattgaAGGACTTAACCTGTGAAGCCCAGTGGATGCTGAACATTTACTGAGTGACTAGCTTTAGTCAATTAATGATTATTTCATGATCacagggggggaaaaaatgtttacattaatATGGATGTAACCATGTGAGAAAAGTTAACATGTAAAAAGTGAATGAGAAATTCTCCCTCCTTCATGTTTATTCTTTTACTTACTCTTTTGTCACAGGGATCCTTAAACTTTCATTGCATTCAGTATACCTAAGGCGCTCCGTGAATGTTGTGGGTGCTGCTTCACATGAAGAACTTCTTTCTTTTAAACTGAATCCAGGTCAGATGAAGATATTGGCAGAGGCAACTCGAGTTATCTATCTTCAGTTTTCTCCCCCCTGGTGAAACTTGGCTGtgtggtgtgcgtgtgtgtgtgtgtgtgtgtgtgtgtgtgtgtgtgtgtgcttccctGGTTGGAATTGGCTCCAATCACCTATTTGATGTAGAAGGTCACCAGCGAGATGTCCGCTATGTCTGCCAATTCACGCCAGCCTTTCTCCGGCTCGCTCGCTACCTGCATATGTTTTtggaaaacatgcacacaaatacacaagtCAGTATGACTGCAAATATGTACATATTTGTACGAGTATACAATCACATGTTGGTGTTTGTACAGTACATTTtgcacatatatttatataatgtCTAAATGTCCCATTTATGTGCTTgtttgcagatgtgtgtgtctgaatgtgtgtatcATGATTcagactgctgtgtgtgtgtggtctgagACTACAAGCAGTGTGAAAGCTTCATTTACAGTACTCAGAGCACTTGAGACATAATGCGCTCATTTCATTTAGACCTGGGAGTCTCTTGAATTATTGACTGAGCGACTGGACATGCAGTACTTAGCCACAGGTtgtggtttgtgtttgtatttaatcACTGTAGCTGCACATCTTTGAATAGTCTAGTCTTGGAAAGGGAGTCTTTGAGTTTATCTGACagggggggtgtgtgtgtgtgtgtttctgctagCTGCAAGTATGCTCCCCTGATCGCTGCAACTCCACTGCTAGTTCTGTCAATGTTTCGTCCTTCTGTACATGATCATTGTAAGAGCTGGAGGGcacatcatacaggcaaggcttctgctgccacaactcaaCAAGGTTTTCTTCTTTGCTGGAATccaacacatttcttttagcgtGTTCTGtctccatggcgagctgctatctgtctgtttatttgggtttagcgccagtgcatcatttcatgctgcatttgcattggttggttagtagacgtaGGTCACAACAGacgtcacacagtgagatggtcatcccacATTGCAAGATTGCATCAAATCACAAGACTGTGACAAAGATCATCCTTgcacctctctcactgtgcgaTGTAGGATCACTGTTTTAGAGCCACAATCAAAGATATCACTATATTTCTTTCACAATGGTAATCTGttgtctgggacagcccaaaatcgtACAGTGTATACAGGGCTTAATGGTGTGTCAAccactgccagttagcctacaagctaacaagctaacaaacaacacaactcTAACCATTCTGATGCGTCTGCTAGTCGACAATTTTGGTTCACAACAGGCTCTTCATTGGAGTCTGAGTCTAACTGAAGCCATTGTTTGGCTGAATCTCTCTGATGTTTCCATTAACGCTAACGCTAGCCATGCTGATGCGCTCTGCTCTTTCAccagtcaaccaagtgcaagcaGCGCGGGAGAAAGCGGAAAGCGAAACGTACTGCAAGCAAATTTCTAAGTTAGAGAGAAAGAGTAGATCTGCTTCCAGCCCATTTTCAGAGTTACGTGAGAAAACCATGTTGACAAAACATTAGTATGAGTACATATTTcgaaatgtgtgtgtggagagggtcTTTAACCATTTATCCACCTGGTAATTTCAGATTATTTAAGGTAACCATGTACTGGGTACAAGTACAGTAACCCTAGTTCGGAATTTCTTGCTGTAATTAGTATTTACGGGTTTGAAAACATGTCATTATGTCAAATCAAAACCTAAAGAAATTACAGCAAGATACTGAGAAATGCCGACATGTAGGTAGTCAAATCAAAGTTTAGTTTAAGTGTATTATCACAGCAAGAGGTCAGAATAAACTTTACAATCATTATACTTCAACACACCTACAAATGTTTCCACATAGTTATATACAAGTCTAACCTCTATGGTGTTTCAGAAAACCATTATAAGTCGGCAGGTGTATTCATATAGCCTCCCAATAAAGCCTACAGCACAGTCAGATGTCTGTCTGATAGGCCCATTAAATGACCTCAAGCACCCTTTTTATGGAAGAGCAAATTTTATGGAGATATGGTGCAGTTATTGATGCATGTGGCTGCCGAACAAGCCACAATCAATGCCCATATCCCCTACAGTTAGTCAGATCAATCCAGAAAGCAGCTAAAAATCACTTTTAGAAATGGTGGTGCTTGCAGCAGAGTACACTGAGGAGGTTGGGGGTTGAATATGAATGATGGAGGGAGGGGGTGTAGCTGAAGAGGGACACTGGGACATGAGAAATATACACATATGAGCTGCTGGTGAGCTGTTTGCAAGATTTCTAGAAGTAActttgcagcagcagtgaaTAATGCATCTGCATTTTACAGGTAgtcttgcttttattttagaGTTGCCTTTCATTTAAAACTGTCCCTGCACACAGACAGTTAATTCCTATTTGCCTTTAAACTAAATAGAGAAGAAGGAGTGCCTAAATGATGTCCAAGTGCGTCGGTATCGCAGCGCCGCCTGCGcgtaaatataaaaaaaaactgggtAATATATTTATTAGCACGTCTGTCGGGCGTGGCTGGCTTGTCTGCCGGGGGGGCTGTAGCCGTAGCCTGCTCCGGGGCTGCTGGATGCTCCGTGATGGATGCGGAGTGACAGATCGGGGTTAGCCGCCAGGGGAGTCCATTTTCTTGCAGCGCACGGTCCTATCCGAGGAGAAAGCTGAGGAGGTGAGACACTGGACGCAGAGGAGGAAGGGACGAGAAGCAGACCGATCTCCACCCCTCCTTTCTgactctctgtcacacacatacacacacacaggcacacacactctctctctcttctcccgTGCATCACAACCTAGTGGGCTTTACCCGGACTGCACCGCAttgacgctgctgctgctgctgctgctgctgccagccGACCCAGCCCACTAAACTAACGCACTAACATATAGAGAGGGAAGCAGAGGGAGAATCTGTGGCTTTAAATGCAGTTACGCACAGCTGCAAACTGGATGCTGTGTGGATTGTGTGCGTGGATATGCAGCAATCCCCTCTGCACATCTCTTTGCTTCTTTCTCTCTGGATCCGGACTCTGATTCGCTGTCCTGCTCGGTAATGTCAAGACTTTGGAAGCGGGAGTGACTCGGGGAGTGAGGCGGCGGTTTTGGAGATTACTGCATAGAGCAAGGCGAGAGAAAATTAAGAGATAACTTGCAAGTTTTCCAGAGCTCGCATCATGAATGTAGGTGTTTACTTGAGCCCAGTGAGCTCCCCGCTGTGCCGTCTCCAACATGGGTGTTGACTGAATGGAGGAGTATCCCCGCGCTGCCACAGAAGGTATGAAGATGCACTTGTGAGGATTAAAAACTGCGCTCAATAATTCCCGGACCATGCAGATTCTGCCGCCTAGGACGTTATTTGTGTTACTAGCCCATGCACATGTGTTGTTATCCCTGAGAAATAATGGAGAAGCTAAAGAGGACAGCAACACCAGCGCGTACTCTGCCAGGACTTTCCACGGGTCACTCCGGGAGAGTCATCAAAACAAAGCCTGGGACCGTGCGCTCTCGCCGGGGTACGCCACAGGTGCGTCCTCGGCGGAACTGCAGGCGATTATCCGAGGGCCTCTTAACTCCACTCACCCCTGGAAGAGGGTAATTGCAGGAGAAACGAGGCGAATTGGACACAACAAGCGTGACTTCAGTAGGACTGTGACACCCGTGGAGGATCCCAACGCTGTCTCACATTGGGACCCGACGCGCCACCACAATAAGAGGATAAAGTTGAATGGCGGTCTTAGTAGTACGAGGACGCCAGCAGGTGGACACTACAATGCGGCTAAGCCGTCTTCAATGGGCCAGGGAGACGGAGGAGGGGGACCCGAGGAGGGCGACAGGCACAAGAGAGGCACAAAGGACGAGCAGAAGAAAGCCTCGAAGAGGGGGAGAAGCCGGCCGAACAAAAGCGCGGGGGCTTTGGCTCAACCTCACGCGTCGCCGTGGGAACCCATCCCCAAGCCGGTGGCCCTCACCTCCACCGACCTGCCCTTTGACCTCTTCACCAGGAGGACCGAGTTCTTCACTTTCAGAGAGGAGAACCCCTGGGACGCCACGCCGATCACCCCTCCCAGCTCGCAGGATTTCGGGGATGAGATCAAGAACCCCTTTTACCCGGTGACAAGTGAGACTTACGGCGCGTACGCGATCACGTGCGTCTCCGGGGTTATTTTCCTGGTGGGGATAGCGGGCAACATCGCCATCCTGTGCATCGTATGCCAGAACTACTACATGAAGAGCATCTCCAACTCACTGCTGGCCAATTTGGCTGTCTGGGATTTTGTGCTCATCTTTTTCTGCCTGCCCATGGTGGTTTTCCATGAGCTGACGAAGTCCTGGCTGCTGGGGGAGTTCACCTGCAAAGTGGTGCCCTATGTGGAGGTACATTTATTCTACTCTTATTATGCTCTGAATGTTTCAGGGACAGTTATTTCATATTGTTGTGGAGTTTGAAGCAATGCCACAGGCACAGGCAGCATTGCCTCATGGCAGATGATAAATGGGGCTTAACAGAGCCAGACCTAGCAAATTAGGCACCCTAGGcaagcccccccacccccaaaacAAGAACGtgagaaatcaacacaaataaacaacttagCTTAAAGCAAGAAATAACAATATGAATAGGGGATGTATAAATTTGCAAAATTCCCTATTTTTCGTCGTTAGTACTGCACCCTGTATGGCTgttgccttttcattttctcgTACTCTCacgagcctggtctcactccaaagccgttgaaatccggcgcttgggcggTGAGTGGCAGCATCaggaaaccaatgaaaaaagctgtcctctAACATCAGCGTGATATATGGCCAGTTGCTGATTTAGTTTAACGCCGCCTGGTGGCATTagggggaaacgcggcaggacaaggatgaaagttaaggcggcgaaagtccgaCTGGGGCAGGTAattgggtccaacaaacattgactttcacccaagagagcagtgtttgtgtcccgtacgattctaaagccaaaccctgtttttttttccctaaacctaaccacgtgtgtttgttattgaagggaaaaaaaaaaacgtcaatttgtggtgttgtaccaacgtagtgtatttattttgaaagagactgtatgtaaacggggGCGGCATGGTGATGTGGTCGtaagcactgtcacctcacagcaagagggttgccggttcgatcccaggtgtgcggagtttgcatgttctccccgtgtcagcgtgggttctctctgggcactccggcttcctcccacagtccaaagacatgcagattggggactaggttaactgataactctaaattgtccataggtgtgaatgtgagcgtgaatggttgtgtgtctctatgtgtcagccctgcgatagtctggcgacctgtccagggtgtaccctgcctctcgcccgatgtcagctgggataggctccagcccccccgcaaccctcaagaggatgaagcagttagaagatgaatgaatgaatgtatgtaaacagtaaattccCTGTGAAAATTTTGATTCTGATTTTAATGATCACTATGATTCAACTACACGTAGTACCCCTACTCCAGACCGTCCGTTAGCATGACGGGTGGCGCCCGAGGCTGCTGCCTATGTCGCCTGTAGTAAGATCCATCACTAGGGCTCAACCGGTGTCATTTACACATCCTCCATCTTCTAAATGTGATCAcacgtcacacacacatcacactctTGAGTGACAATAGGTATAATCTGTGTGACTGCGGGGCGATGAAAATGAAGTTTCACACTGTCTGTGCCTAAAAAGGCTTAAAGAGTTGAGTTTCAATTTTTAAGCCCTGACTGGCCAGAAAGTACACAAGCACAGCTATAGGATGTCACCTCAGCCAATAACAAGGACAGACTGTCACTTGGATACCTGCGACTGGAGAGAGAGCCTCACCTAGCCCTCGaggcatgtaaacacacacacacacacacacacacacacacacaaaccagctGTAAGGTAATAGCTCACTATCTCCCCTTCACTCAGACATACACATAACACTCCTCTCCTGTTGCTCTCACTGTATATACAGTTGATACAACATATTACAGGTAACCTATATTCCTTCCCACACACTCTCAGGCTCTCTCCCTGTCCTTGTTTTCCTCTTTGTCTGTTCATGACTAGATGGATGCTAGACAGGTTGTTTACAGCATGTTGATGCCTTTCCCTTTGTGTGCTCACTGCAATTACACCAGTGTCAGATTCGCCAGCAAGGTGGATGTCTGTCTTTTGTGTAAAGCAGGGGTTTCCAGCTCAGGGGTCTTAAGCTTGTTTTGAATGGCCATTGTCGCAACCTGCCTGAGGGTGGGGCGAAGAAGAGGGGAGGCAGCACATATGATTTTAAAGGGTTGATCTGAAGCCAAATACagcataaaataaattaaacatctAACCAGTAGTGAACTTGCAGTATGGGTGGCGCCTGAGTGAGTGAGAggtgtgctgtgcagtgcagCAAAGAGAGGACGGCAAATGTAACCATATCCAAGAAAAGACTGGATGTCAGGGGAGAAAGGAGAGTGTGATGTGCTCCAGCTTCTATAGACAGGCGGTGAGCCAGAGCAGGTGACCAGAATGCCACTCAGGCACCGCCCTCAGGAGACTACAGAGCCGGCAGACAAGGAGGGCTGTCACATCAGGAGGTGAGAATATGAGCAGGTGAACAGTCTGTTATTATCCTCCAATCAGCTTTTGTTGCAAGGTTGTCCATACCTGATTAAATTGTAGAGCTGCAGTGactaatcatcatcatctgggcccagtttttgacattttatagaccaccTAATTGATTAATTGCAAAAAATCAACCAAttaatcacaaataaaaatcacgattagttgcagccctattaaTTTGTTGACTGTGAAGCACCCACAGCTTGTTTTTACAGACAGATGTGAGGTTTCTGGAGCTGCATCAAGTTAATATTTATGTCAGTGTGAAAGAGACTTGCATAAATCCATTCCCTTTCTCGGGTCTTTTGAAATGCAGGTGTATAGCCTAGAGTTATAGAATGATACTGATATTAGTTCAGCAAGAAAATAGGTCACAACTAGAGCAATGTGAATATGTTGTGGCATCACAACCTACCTAAAATCGGGGTacagtctgagcagcagcagcagcccatATGGCTCCAAATTACTACCAAGATTGCTTGCGTTTGCACCATCTTCTTTTTTGCAGTCTCCACTTGCCAGGCTTTGTCCACTGACCACATACTGTAACACTCACAGTATCTCATTTGCAATTTCATTTGCAAACaccttgtgagtgtgtgcgtgttttaATGACTGGAGGATCAGAGGGAGACGGAGCCCCTCCCTGTGTTATTGCATATGAGCTACAGAGGACCACGGGatattatttaataactttaataaCCTACTTACACTGCATAGAGCAAATGGCTATTcttactgcagtgtgtgtgtgtgagtgtttgtgtagGAGTGGTATTTGCTTGTCtccatgcatttatttttgcatGCGAATGTGTTTTGTACAGTGTATATCTATCAGGACatgtgcactggggcctgtctGTGTTCATagtgtctgcagtgtgtgtttgtgtgtgtgagggtatGTGTCAAAACAGGCCGTGAGTAATGCAGCCTGGGGTTCACTGTCTCCCTGTGGAGCattcagagaaacacacacacattcacacgcgcacacatacacactcacataccATGGGGTGACTTTATTCTTCACTTAACCTAAATTCAGTCATGGGGAATATCAACATTTGGCCTGAAATAAAGACACGCATACCCAGTCACACATGCCTGCATCTACACACACGCACTGTCACTCAGACATGAAGCCCAACTTCACATGTCCATGCATGCAGAATCAGACGGTGGTGCTTATAATGTATCACCGTCCCCCCTGAGAGAGGAGCCTCCCATCGTGCTGCCTTCAGTAAAccttgttttattcagtgtttagtAGAGCGTGGAATCATCCAAACCTCAAAGAGAAAGCAATTTTAGGTGTGAGATGTGAGAAAACACGGCAGGGAAAATCATAAGAATGCTGCACAAAATAAAGATGTGGGTTACAGCCAGCCTGCATTATTTCGGATACGCTCCAGTTTCATGCTGCTGTCATTGCAGACGACCCCTCTAGGCAGTGATGCACAGAGCAGCAAATTCAGGCAAAACTAATGGGCAATAATTGGGTTTTTGCACCTGGCAGTTGATTAGGATAAGACTCGAAAGTAGGCTAAAATAACAAATAACCAGTGCAGTAAGCATTTTATAAGCCAGCGGGGGAAATGAGTCATTTGTAAAGGTTCATTCAGAGCTGTGCTGCTGTAACACAGTGgtttaaaaaactttttgtcTTATTACCCCTAAATAAAGAGGTGCTTACGAATCACCGTGTAAAAAGAAAGGCAAAAAGAATGGTGAGCTCAGATAGTAATAAAAAATCTGTATCTTTGTCATGCCACATTGCTTTTTATGGGTGGACGCCTGCAGGCTAAGGGTTTTATGTAACGGCATAAAAACACAGGTGTTCATTGGAGTATAATGCTAGCAAGTGGGGTAGACACCACACAAGTGGTTGTAGAACAATGTGGTACCTGAAAACATATTTGTATAAAACATGTATAGACTGTATAGATGTCAATCTAAAAGTATGTAAGTGTAATATGCAGCATAATGCAATATATAGAATCAACAATCCAAtctccagaataaatgttggcattgtatgtttctgcaaaccaaggatatgttacatttgtgcatcATTATGTaacagatatgttgaaactttacatttctttaagtctcaacaaaaaccacttggttatggttgaaaaagatcatgttttggcttaaacgacagtgatctgcagcttggcaggcatctcgcctaGGTGTCACATGATCCACCATCTCCTACAGTACCCAATGACAATGTTAGCTTATATCAGGCTCACCGTCAGCCATCATGGCAGATGATGTGGCTGTTTTGGCTttatcacaccgtgacctccagcacgcactggggtggtttgcagccgagtgtgaagcggtcaggatgagagtcagcacctccaagtctgaggccatggttgtctgctggaaaccagtggttgggggagagttactgcctcaagtgagtgagggtagaatggagcatgagatggatgggctgtttggtgcggcttctttagtgatgcaggcgctgcgctGGTCCATTGTGATGATGAGGGAGCTGAGGTagagctttcgatttactggtccatctacttcctaaccctcacctatggtcatgatctctgggtagtgacagaaagaatgaaattgcggatacaagcagccaaaatgagtttcccttgtggggtggctgggctcagccttagagatagggtgaggagctcggagatccagagggagctcgaagtagagccgctgctccttcgcgtcgaaagaggtcagttgagatggttccagtatctgatcaggatgccccctgggtgcctcccattagaggtgttcggTCACGTTCCGCTGGTAGGAGGCcatggggcagacccagaacacgctggagggattacatatctcatctggcctgggaacaccttggggtccctcaggaggagctggaaagggtTGCTGCGAAGAGGGATATTTGAGGTGTTTTggttggcctgctgcccctgcaacctggccccagataaacagatgaaaatggatggatggatggatggatggatggatggatggacggacacaGTTTGACCAATATTTAATTAAAGTAGTCCTCAAGCTTGAATGAATAGGcctgaaaaaaagaataaaaatatgtgcactcctgatttgattttatgatttaatgcCTTGCAGTTATTTCACTCAAACAgtgttttaattttacttttgtcTAATCATCATTGGAGGGCATTTTTTCCCTTCAGGACACACGTTACTACCTCTgctttaaaaaattataaaacaaaGTCTTAACAGTAGATACAAAGTACTTGTGGAAATATGATTAATTGAATTATATATCACGGCACATACAGAAATGTATAGGGATCCCCCATGGGTGTGGATGAGGGGCCCACTTTTGAAAATATTGTCCCCCTACCTGTATTTACCAACGGATGGCCtggctcatatactacgtcactttagaaacattgatatgacatttatgaaacataaaaaattaAGTTAAGTATCCTTTGTTTGCCAaaacttacaatgccaacattttcttctgccaACTGGGCTGAGAATTAAAAGGCACTCTGTCAGATTTGAAAAACGCACTCTATATGGTAATCATGCATGTCCCTCAATTATTAAAGACTACTCCCATTAGTAGACAGAGGTGGCCGTGTTCACACCTTCTTTAAAAGTGATTTACAGCCAACTGCAAATCTCCATCACGGGACATAAATCCAACAACTCTCTACAGACTCATTGTCACCTTATGGTACATTGGCAATTCCACTAACAGTCCTGCCATATTACTGTCACCATGTGCTATATAGTGTGAGCCGTAATGGCTTGTAGTGATTGATAGTACATatgcaaaaatgtgttttcttattttgaaatatagTGCAACTTTGATGATAATATATGTCCCTGCTAAGAAAATAGAAAGTTAACTCCACGCCTCAATGTTAGTTTTCTGTCAGTTTCCAGATGTGCTGGTCTGATCCAACATAAAAGCTTTAACTGGTTTGATATTATGAAAAATGGCTTTGATGACTGTGTCACGGCGCTAAATCCAACTTATATTGCATTAGTAAAAAGCCATGTGACAATGtgattaacataatattatgttaattAATGGACTAACAGAGCTACTAGTGTCTGATAGGCCGTGTGCAATTTACTGCCAAGCCGAGGCCGGCAACATAATATTACATTTCAGCGGAGGTGAGTGCGAGGAAAGTGTGGCGCATGGTGTTTGCTTGCtagaaagttcatgtgttttttaggTGACAGGAGAGGAGACATGACAGAGTTTGTCTTTCAAGAAAACTACAACTACAACTTGATTTGTCGCCTACGAAAGAGGTATCATAACTGGTCGTGAGCAACATGGTGCACCGTTTGGGGCTGAACTTTTGTCAAACAAATGCCCCTTGCTATTAGGACACAGCCTTCTTAGGTTAGACTCTGGAGCGGCCGCTGAGTCaaaatttccatgcaggaaaaatccaggaagtaaacaaaatgttgaagagtacacttgcaagataaatgtgacactttctaatgtcacaatggagggacagctatgcaggttgattttagcgctgctcatcgtggactatattgctgtcattgttcattttagacaaaccatacagtttgaaaacgaggcgcggctccaactagaaaacaatgttttgatgcattggatgtgctgaatgtgcatattaaggcagtacaggaggaggtgcacattaataatcctccaggactgtaacatgctcatgtttaacccaaacaatgtgtcatgtgactgcagttggttcagatcggggtcggaacacgttctcaaccacaaacgaactgcaccagagttcatttgtatcCAGACTGAGACCatctcttcaagaaggtctcggtctggttgttttgatgcacacctgagtgtgattgctgtgttcacacctgcacaa
Encoded here:
- the gpr37b gene encoding prosaposin receptor GPR37b, translating into MQILPPRTLFVLLAHAHVLLSLRNNGEAKEDSNTSAYSARTFHGSLRESHQNKAWDRALSPGYATGASSAELQAIIRGPLNSTHPWKRVIAGETRRIGHNKRDFSRTVTPVEDPNAVSHWDPTRHHNKRIKLNGGLSSTRTPAGGHYNAAKPSSMGQGDGGGGPEEGDRHKRGTKDEQKKASKRGRSRPNKSAGALAQPHASPWEPIPKPVALTSTDLPFDLFTRRTEFFTFREENPWDATPITPPSSQDFGDEIKNPFYPVTSETYGAYAITCVSGVIFLVGIAGNIAILCIVCQNYYMKSISNSLLANLAVWDFVLIFFCLPMVVFHELTKSWLLGEFTCKVVPYVEVASLGVTTFTLCALCIDRFRAATNVQMYYEMIENCTSTTAKLAVIWIGALLLALPELLIRQLVAEDTGMPDEPPVERCIIRISTSLPDMLYVLGLTYEGARLWWCFGCYFCLPTLFTIGCSLVTARKIRRAEQASVRSNKKQIRLESQMNCTVVALAIVYGACVVPENICNIVSAYMAAGVPEHTMSVLHLLSQLLLFCRAAVTPALLLLLCRPLGRAFLDCCCCCCCCNHAPSSATASDDNEHECTTELELSPFSTIRRELSNYTPAGSNC